From one Paramormyrops kingsleyae isolate MSU_618 chromosome 1, PKINGS_0.4, whole genome shotgun sequence genomic stretch:
- the LOC111855724 gene encoding TSC22 domain family protein 1-like isoform X3 — protein sequence MRETVIRVQGPDEMAVKLLFWELEQHLKSSSGASVVAIDNKIEQAMDLVKSHLMYAVREEVEVLKEQIKELIERNSQLEQENNLLKNLASPEQLAQFQAQVQSSSSPPSAQQPGAATQQAAPSAQPASQSSGGSA from the exons ATGAGAGAAACAGTGATCCGAGTGCAGGGCCCCGATGAGATGGCTGTGAAGCTATTGTTCTGGGAACTGGAACAGCATTTGAAGAG ctcCTCCGGCGCTAGTGTGGTGGCCATCGACAACAAAATAGAGCAAGCGATG GACCTAGTGAAGAGTCACTTGATGTATGCCGTTCGGGAGGAAGTGGAGGTTTTAAAGGAGCAGATAAAAGAACTGATCGAAAGGAACtcgcagctggagcaggagaacAACCTGCTGAAGAACCTGGCCAGTCCCGAGCAGCTCGCACAGTTCCAGGCGCAGGTGCAGAGCAGCTCGTCCCCGCCCTCTGCGCAGCAACCGGGGGCAGCCACACAGCAGGCCGCGCCGTCGGCTCAGCCAGCCTCACAGAGCTCCGGAGGGTCGGCGTAg
- the LOC111855724 gene encoding TSC22 domain family protein 1-like isoform X2, which translates to MNTPCYPVAMDLGVCQLRNFSISFLSSLLGTESSPLSLDNSSSGASVVAIDNKIEQAMDLVKSHLMYAVREEVEVLKEQIKELIERNSQLEQENNLLKNLASPEQLAQFQAQVQSSSSPPSAQQPGAATQQAAPSAQPASQSSGGSA; encoded by the exons ATGAATACTCCATGTTATCCAGTGGCGATGGATCTTGGTGTTTGCCAGCTGAGAAATTTTTCAATATCATTCCTGTCATCGTTGCTGGGCACAGAGAGTTCGCCCCTCAGTCTTGATAATAG ctcCTCCGGCGCTAGTGTGGTGGCCATCGACAACAAAATAGAGCAAGCGATG GACCTAGTGAAGAGTCACTTGATGTATGCCGTTCGGGAGGAAGTGGAGGTTTTAAAGGAGCAGATAAAAGAACTGATCGAAAGGAACtcgcagctggagcaggagaacAACCTGCTGAAGAACCTGGCCAGTCCCGAGCAGCTCGCACAGTTCCAGGCGCAGGTGCAGAGCAGCTCGTCCCCGCCCTCTGCGCAGCAACCGGGGGCAGCCACACAGCAGGCCGCGCCGTCGGCTCAGCCAGCCTCACAGAGCTCCGGAGGGTCGGCGTAg
- the LOC111855724 gene encoding TSC22 domain family protein 1-like isoform X4, translating to MDLVKSHLMYAVREEVEVLKEQIKELIERNSQLEQENNLLKNLASPEQLAQFQAQVQSSSSPPSAQQPGAATQQAAPSAQPASQSSGGSA from the exons ATG GACCTAGTGAAGAGTCACTTGATGTATGCCGTTCGGGAGGAAGTGGAGGTTTTAAAGGAGCAGATAAAAGAACTGATCGAAAGGAACtcgcagctggagcaggagaacAACCTGCTGAAGAACCTGGCCAGTCCCGAGCAGCTCGCACAGTTCCAGGCGCAGGTGCAGAGCAGCTCGTCCCCGCCCTCTGCGCAGCAACCGGGGGCAGCCACACAGCAGGCCGCGCCGTCGGCTCAGCCAGCCTCACAGAGCTCCGGAGGGTCGGCGTAg